Proteins from a genomic interval of Gordonia sp. SL306:
- the tilS gene encoding tRNA lysidine(34) synthetase TilS, with protein MDATGAVTRAVAQFAATHLEPGGQVCVGLSGGPDSLALTACAIRAGLSVRALVVDHALQDGSDDVAAEAAAAARRLGALSQVLGVEVGRTGGLEAAAREARYAALDDARDGCPVLLAHTADDQAETVLLGLARGSGARSIAGMRPWNPPWGRPLLGIRRAQTLAACTELGLRPHHDPHNRDPRFTRVRLRAEVLPLLDDVLHGGVVEALGRTASSVRADNEALDHFADDLYGRLAHGDEMPAGELDVDGLHGAPAAVRTRVLRRWLLDIGATEPTHPVISAVDDLVTDARSRAQVAIGGDPTARQVVERSGPRLTVRRAPR; from the coding sequence ATGGATGCAACGGGTGCTGTGACCCGTGCGGTCGCCCAGTTCGCGGCGACCCACCTCGAACCCGGCGGGCAGGTGTGCGTCGGACTGTCCGGAGGCCCGGACTCGTTGGCGCTCACCGCATGTGCGATTCGTGCCGGGTTGTCGGTGCGGGCGCTGGTGGTCGACCACGCGCTGCAGGACGGCTCGGACGACGTCGCCGCGGAGGCTGCCGCCGCGGCCCGACGGCTCGGCGCCCTGTCGCAGGTGCTCGGCGTGGAGGTCGGCCGGACCGGCGGTCTGGAAGCCGCGGCGCGCGAGGCGCGGTACGCCGCCCTCGACGACGCCCGCGACGGATGCCCGGTACTGCTCGCCCACACCGCCGACGATCAGGCCGAGACCGTGCTGCTCGGCCTGGCCCGTGGTTCGGGGGCGCGGTCGATCGCAGGCATGCGTCCGTGGAATCCGCCGTGGGGACGGCCCCTGCTGGGAATCCGTCGGGCTCAGACGCTCGCCGCCTGCACCGAGCTCGGCCTTCGTCCACACCACGACCCGCACAACCGCGATCCGCGATTCACCCGGGTCCGGCTGCGGGCCGAGGTGCTACCCCTGCTCGACGACGTCCTGCACGGCGGGGTGGTGGAGGCGTTGGGACGGACGGCGTCGTCGGTGCGCGCCGACAACGAGGCACTCGATCACTTCGCCGACGACCTCTACGGCCGCCTGGCCCACGGCGACGAGATGCCTGCGGGCGAACTCGACGTCGACGGGCTGCACGGTGCGCCGGCCGCGGTACGCACTCGCGTCCTCCGACGATGGCTGCTCGACATCGGGGCGACCGAACCGACCCATCCGGTGATCTCCGCGGTCGACGACCTCGTGACCGACGCACGGTCCCGCGCCCAGGTCGCGATCGGTGGCGACCCGACGGCCCGGCAGGTGGTGGAGAGGTCCGGACCGCGGTTGACGGTCCGCCGGGCGCCCCGGTGA
- a CDS encoding zinc-dependent metalloprotease: MTSSELSSSDLTSSDSTSSDAPGADRGRDDAESIGARIDWGLAAATGKRLARPGPKTTAYTLDAAYAELADAATRAEAPVREVTGLADGLRVPTTRILDRKEWVDAAAQSMQSMLGAGSGVSGPDGLGAGSGVSDPDDGGSPNAIETALAGFSAKAGGLQAGGLLAFLSGAILGQYDPFTPDPETGDPGVLMVVAPNIISVERSLRVVPSDFRLWVCLHEVTHRVQFSANPWLRQYMVDNLEILTSESGESTSEIVARITSTLRGSDEQPREKGVLGAMQLLQTPEQFEAFNRMMMLGTLLEGHADHVMDAVGPVHVPTVASIRAAFDKRRGAPRNPVQRIIRALIGMDAKIAQYVRGKAFVDEVVGAVGMETFNTIWTSPETMPRPNEIDEPRVWMQRVL; this comes from the coding sequence ATGACCAGCAGTGAGCTGAGCAGTAGCGATCTGACCAGCAGCGATTCGACCAGCAGTGATGCGCCCGGTGCGGATCGCGGGCGGGACGACGCCGAGTCGATCGGCGCGCGGATCGACTGGGGGCTGGCGGCCGCGACCGGAAAGCGCCTGGCGCGCCCGGGGCCGAAGACCACCGCGTACACCCTCGACGCCGCGTACGCCGAACTCGCCGACGCGGCCACCCGGGCCGAGGCACCGGTGCGTGAGGTGACCGGCCTCGCCGACGGCCTGCGCGTGCCCACCACCCGCATCCTCGACCGCAAGGAATGGGTGGATGCGGCCGCGCAGTCGATGCAGTCGATGCTCGGCGCCGGGAGCGGAGTGAGCGGGCCGGATGGTCTCGGCGCCGGGAGCGGAGTGAGCGATCCCGACGACGGCGGATCGCCCAACGCGATCGAGACCGCCCTCGCCGGGTTCTCCGCGAAGGCAGGCGGCCTGCAGGCCGGCGGACTGCTCGCCTTCCTGTCCGGCGCGATCCTCGGCCAGTACGACCCGTTCACCCCCGATCCCGAAACCGGTGATCCCGGGGTGCTGATGGTCGTCGCGCCCAACATCATCTCGGTCGAGCGTTCACTTCGTGTGGTGCCCAGTGATTTTCGGCTCTGGGTGTGTCTGCACGAGGTCACCCATCGCGTCCAGTTCTCGGCGAATCCGTGGTTGCGCCAGTACATGGTCGACAATCTGGAGATCCTGACCTCCGAGTCCGGCGAATCGACGAGCGAGATCGTCGCCCGGATCACCTCGACGCTGCGCGGCTCCGACGAACAGCCCCGGGAAAAGGGCGTGCTCGGTGCCATGCAACTGCTGCAGACCCCGGAGCAATTCGAGGCGTTCAACCGGATGATGATGCTGGGCACCCTGCTCGAGGGTCATGCCGACCACGTCATGGATGCGGTCGGGCCCGTGCACGTGCCGACGGTGGCGAGCATTCGGGCGGCCTTCGACAAACGCCGTGGCGCCCCGCGTAATCCGGTGCAGCGCATCATCCGTGCGCTGATCGGTATGGACGCCAAGATCGCGCAATACGTGCGCGGCAAGGCTTTTGTCGACGAGGTCGTCGGGGCGGTGGGGATGGAGACGTTCAACACCATCTGGACGTCGCCGGAGACGATGCCGCGCCCGAACGAGATCGACGAGCCGCGGGTATGGATGCAACGGGTGCTGTGA
- the dacB gene encoding D-alanyl-D-alanine carboxypeptidase/D-alanyl-D-alanine-endopeptidase has product MLWTVISVVVLALIAVGSVAVALRLDDSDELPPGIPPQPAAIAVNPQIKTVSANAPEPTAAGVRTEIAQAVRDPALGQFTGQISDALTGATLWSDGPTQPRVPASNAKILTASAALLALPHEKRLTTTVVVGADGQVILKGAGDPTLSAQPRGADTFYTNPARIADLAAQIRKAGVPVTSVAVDTSAFSGPTMDSTWDKGDIAGGDITPIESLIADGGRIEPLDEYSPRVANPAITSGEALAKALGVDAPVTEQTAPTGAQTVASVTSAPLVTRVNDMLRYSDNVLAEALSVELSVAKGGPASLAGGVAAVKNTLAERGFDMSMVTLHDASGLSYANKVPATLLDKLMAGASGPSQPLMRPMLDGLPVAAGTGTLADRFDPNSNPGAGWVRAKTGTLTGVSSLTGIVQTIDGRVLSFALMSGGTSPADARPALDNVAGELRECGCR; this is encoded by the coding sequence ATGCTGTGGACGGTCATCTCGGTGGTGGTCCTGGCGCTGATCGCCGTCGGCTCGGTCGCGGTGGCGCTGCGGCTCGACGACTCCGACGAACTCCCGCCCGGGATTCCGCCCCAACCGGCTGCGATCGCGGTGAACCCGCAGATCAAGACGGTGTCGGCGAATGCTCCCGAGCCGACCGCCGCAGGGGTGCGCACCGAGATCGCCCAGGCGGTCCGCGACCCCGCGCTCGGTCAGTTCACCGGACAGATCAGTGATGCCCTCACCGGCGCGACGTTGTGGTCGGACGGACCGACACAGCCACGGGTCCCGGCGTCGAACGCCAAGATCCTGACGGCGAGCGCGGCGTTGCTCGCGTTGCCACACGAGAAGCGGCTGACGACGACGGTCGTCGTCGGCGCCGACGGCCAGGTGATCCTCAAGGGCGCGGGCGACCCGACGCTGTCTGCCCAGCCGCGCGGTGCCGACACCTTCTATACCAACCCGGCGCGGATCGCCGACCTCGCCGCGCAGATCCGCAAAGCCGGCGTCCCGGTGACGTCGGTGGCCGTCGACACGAGTGCGTTCAGCGGCCCGACGATGGACAGCACCTGGGACAAAGGCGACATCGCCGGTGGCGACATCACGCCGATCGAATCCCTGATCGCCGACGGCGGCCGGATCGAGCCGCTCGACGAGTACTCGCCGCGGGTGGCGAACCCGGCCATCACATCCGGCGAGGCGCTCGCCAAGGCACTCGGCGTGGACGCTCCGGTCACCGAGCAGACCGCACCCACCGGCGCGCAGACCGTCGCCTCGGTGACGTCGGCGCCGCTGGTGACCCGCGTCAACGACATGCTGCGCTACAGCGACAACGTGCTCGCCGAGGCACTGTCGGTGGAGCTCTCGGTGGCCAAGGGCGGGCCGGCGTCGCTCGCCGGAGGAGTGGCCGCCGTCAAGAACACACTGGCGGAACGTGGTTTCGACATGTCGATGGTCACCCTGCACGACGCCTCGGGCCTCTCCTATGCCAACAAGGTGCCGGCAACGCTGCTCGACAAGTTGATGGCCGGGGCAAGTGGGCCGTCGCAGCCGCTGATGCGGCCCATGCTCGACGGACTGCCCGTCGCCGCAGGCACCGGCACCCTGGCGGATCGCTTCGACCCGAACTCCAATCCGGGCGCCGGGTGGGTCCGGGCCAAGACGGGAACCCTCACCGGGGTGAGTTCGTTGACGGGGATAGTCCAGACCATCGACGGCCGGGTGCTCTCGTTCGCGCTGATGTCGGGCGGAACATCTCCGGCCGACGCTCGGCCCGCGCTCGACAACGTGGCCGGCGAGCTGAGGGAATGTGGGTGCCGATGA
- a CDS encoding inorganic diphosphatase — protein MEFDVTIEIPKGGRNKYEVDHETGKVYLDRYLYTSMGYPADYGYIDNTLGEDGDPLDAMVLLPESVFPGIIVKARIVGMYTMTDEAGGDDKLLCVPAGDVRWDHIQDIGDVSDFELGPISHFFEHYKDLEPGKEVQPGGWVGKDQAEKVAQEAIDRLKAHPEEVNEPSRG, from the coding sequence GTGGAATTCGATGTGACCATCGAGATCCCCAAGGGCGGACGTAACAAGTACGAGGTCGATCACGAGACCGGGAAGGTCTATCTCGACCGTTACCTGTACACCTCGATGGGCTACCCGGCCGACTACGGGTACATCGACAACACACTGGGCGAGGACGGCGATCCGCTGGACGCGATGGTGCTGCTCCCCGAGTCGGTGTTCCCCGGGATCATCGTGAAGGCGCGCATCGTCGGCATGTACACGATGACCGACGAAGCAGGCGGCGACGACAAGCTGCTGTGCGTCCCGGCCGGCGACGTCCGCTGGGATCACATCCAGGACATCGGCGACGTCAGCGATTTCGAGCTGGGGCCGATCTCCCACTTCTTCGAGCACTACAAGGATCTCGAGCCCGGCAAAGAGGTCCAGCCGGGCGGCTGGGTCGGCAAGGACCAGGCCGAGAAGGTCGCCCAGGAGGCCATCGATCGTCTGAAGGCACATCCGGAAGAGGTCAACGAGCCCTCGCGCGGCTGA
- a CDS encoding MDR family MFS transporter — protein MTESTAAVDTAAPDEVAGAGLTHRQILTILAGLMMGMFLAALDQTIVSTAIRTIADDLQGYDMQAWVTTAYLVTATIVTPLYGKLSDLYGRKPFFLLAISIFIVGSLLCSIATSMYELAAFRAFQGLGAGGLMTLALTTIGDIVPPRERAKYQGYFLAVFGTSSVLGPVLGGLFAGQASILWVSGWRWVFLVNVPIGLVALFVVYKVLNYDQQKGVGGRTDYWGATALAVAVAPLLIVAEQGREWGWTSGLAMLCYAIGVIGIGAFIWIEHKMGDQALIPLRVFQNRVFSQGIVVSVIVGAVMFGGISMLPQYFQVLRGSSPMVAGLQMLPMVLGLMTGSIVSGQLISRTGRYKVFTIIGAVLITSATFLLHLVGTGTPVYLVMLMAALLGFGLGNLMQPITLAMQNILPPKDMGLSTGTATFFRQMGGTLGVAVFFSLLFSFMGPNIKDEMTSAASQPEYRTAVVQAAQSSDPQVSGFGKSLVAASQNPGAASSSSDGVMSDTSVIEKLPTELAAPIKEGFADSMDRVFLAVSIMSLLAIVGTITWKELPLRQGKPIGAPETVDAA, from the coding sequence ATGACAGAATCAACGGCCGCCGTGGACACGGCGGCTCCCGACGAGGTCGCGGGCGCAGGACTGACGCATCGTCAGATCCTGACGATCCTCGCGGGCCTCATGATGGGGATGTTCCTCGCGGCACTCGATCAGACCATCGTGTCGACCGCGATCCGCACCATCGCCGACGACTTGCAGGGTTACGACATGCAGGCGTGGGTGACCACCGCGTACCTGGTCACGGCGACCATCGTGACACCGCTCTACGGCAAGCTCTCCGACCTCTACGGTCGTAAACCGTTCTTCCTGCTGGCCATCTCGATCTTCATCGTGGGATCGCTGCTGTGCAGTATCGCGACGTCGATGTACGAGCTGGCCGCGTTCCGCGCATTCCAGGGCCTGGGTGCCGGCGGTCTGATGACGCTCGCGCTGACCACCATCGGCGACATCGTGCCGCCGCGTGAACGTGCGAAGTACCAGGGCTACTTCCTGGCCGTGTTCGGCACGTCCAGCGTTCTGGGCCCGGTCCTCGGCGGACTGTTCGCCGGGCAGGCGTCGATTCTCTGGGTCTCCGGCTGGCGCTGGGTGTTCCTGGTGAACGTCCCGATCGGGCTCGTCGCGCTGTTCGTGGTCTACAAGGTGCTCAACTACGACCAGCAGAAGGGCGTCGGCGGACGCACCGACTACTGGGGTGCGACGGCACTCGCCGTGGCCGTTGCGCCACTGCTGATCGTCGCCGAGCAGGGTCGTGAGTGGGGCTGGACCTCCGGGTTGGCGATGCTCTGCTACGCCATCGGCGTGATCGGCATCGGGGCCTTCATCTGGATCGAGCACAAGATGGGCGACCAGGCACTCATCCCGCTGCGGGTGTTCCAGAACCGTGTGTTCAGCCAGGGCATCGTGGTGTCCGTCATCGTCGGTGCGGTGATGTTCGGCGGTATCTCGATGCTGCCGCAGTACTTCCAGGTGCTGCGGGGGTCGAGCCCGATGGTCGCCGGCCTCCAGATGCTGCCGATGGTGCTCGGGCTGATGACCGGTTCGATCGTGTCCGGCCAGCTGATATCGCGGACCGGGCGCTACAAGGTCTTCACCATCATCGGCGCCGTGCTGATCACGTCGGCGACATTCCTGCTGCACCTGGTCGGCACCGGGACGCCGGTCTATCTGGTGATGCTGATGGCGGCGCTGCTGGGCTTCGGCCTCGGCAACCTGATGCAGCCGATCACCCTGGCGATGCAGAACATCCTGCCGCCCAAGGACATGGGGCTCTCCACCGGAACCGCGACGTTCTTCCGGCAGATGGGTGGCACGCTCGGTGTCGCGGTGTTCTTCTCGCTGCTGTTCTCCTTCATGGGCCCGAACATCAAGGACGAGATGACGTCGGCGGCCTCGCAGCCGGAGTACCGCACGGCCGTGGTGCAGGCTGCGCAGAGCAGTGATCCGCAGGTCAGTGGGTTCGGGAAGTCGCTGGTCGCGGCGTCGCAGAACCCGGGTGCGGCATCGTCGTCCTCGGACGGCGTGATGAGTGACACGTCGGTGATCGAAAAGCTGCCGACCGAGCTCGCTGCGCCGATCAAGGAGGGATTCGCCGATTCGATGGACCGGGTCTTCCTCGCGGTGTCGATCATGTCGCTGCTCGCGATCGTCGGCACCATCACCTGGAAGGAGCTGCCGCTCCGACAGGGCAAGCCGATCGGGGCTCCGGAGACCGTCGACGCGGCCTGA
- a CDS encoding MarR family winged helix-turn-helix transcriptional regulator: protein MLDQKAVDDLFDVLSRYMRLRDRAVHTTFKTADGEFETAAFKGLFHLARESMRSRELAESLNADPSTVSRHVAQLVELGLVRREADPADGRATLLVITDAGRERVEAMRMVRRTAMDDAMSDWTDDELATLVRLLSRFVDAAESVIAPPCAKTDEAPRAITDFVKGQA, encoded by the coding sequence ATGCTCGATCAAAAAGCCGTCGATGATCTGTTCGATGTGCTCTCCCGGTACATGCGCCTGCGCGACCGTGCGGTCCACACGACGTTCAAGACCGCGGACGGGGAGTTCGAGACGGCCGCGTTCAAAGGCCTCTTCCACCTCGCTCGCGAGTCGATGCGCTCACGTGAGCTGGCGGAGAGCCTCAACGCCGATCCCTCGACGGTGAGCCGCCACGTGGCGCAGCTCGTCGAACTCGGGCTGGTGCGGCGTGAGGCGGATCCCGCGGATGGCCGCGCGACTCTGCTCGTGATCACCGATGCCGGGCGCGAACGGGTCGAGGCCATGCGGATGGTGCGCCGGACCGCGATGGACGATGCGATGTCGGACTGGACCGACGACGAGCTCGCGACGTTGGTGCGTCTGCTCAGTCGCTTCGTCGATGCCGCCGAATCCGTCATCGCGCCGCCGTGCGCCAAGACCGATGAGGCGCCGCGGGCGATAACAGACTTTGTGAAAGGACAGGCATGA
- the alc gene encoding allantoicase: protein MPDLALRDLGGAVVWTNDDLFAEAQNLIKTAAAQYQPATFGHKGQVYDGWETRRRRVGGVDQAIVRLGAPGVIYGVVVDTSWFKGNYPPFISVEAAAVEGVVSVDQLLDDVEWVTIVEKTAAEGDTRNPFKVDAKDRFTHVRLTMHPDGGVARFRVHGRGVPNPHFFRYGHFDLAALENGGLITACSNMFYSSPNNLLMPGRARNMGEGWETSRRRDEGNDWVQVRLAGRGQVSLIELDTSYFLGNAPGAAMIRGRDGEDGEWFEMLPRTDLQPDTRHRFVVDLDRPMTEARMDIYPDGGMARFKLYGTLTPDAEADLVEQWERGEA, encoded by the coding sequence ATGCCTGACCTGGCACTTCGCGACCTCGGAGGCGCGGTGGTGTGGACCAACGACGATCTGTTCGCGGAGGCGCAGAACCTGATCAAGACGGCAGCCGCCCAGTATCAGCCGGCGACCTTCGGCCACAAGGGACAGGTGTACGACGGGTGGGAAACCCGTCGTCGCCGCGTGGGTGGCGTCGACCAGGCCATCGTGCGACTCGGCGCACCCGGCGTGATCTACGGCGTGGTGGTCGACACGTCGTGGTTCAAGGGCAACTACCCGCCGTTCATCTCCGTGGAGGCCGCCGCCGTCGAGGGCGTCGTCTCCGTGGATCAGCTCCTCGACGACGTCGAGTGGGTGACGATCGTCGAGAAGACCGCGGCCGAGGGCGACACCCGCAATCCGTTCAAGGTCGACGCCAAGGATCGCTTCACCCACGTCCGGCTGACCATGCACCCCGACGGCGGCGTCGCGCGCTTCCGGGTCCACGGACGCGGCGTACCCAATCCACACTTCTTCCGGTACGGCCACTTCGACCTCGCGGCACTGGAGAACGGCGGCCTGATCACCGCGTGTTCCAATATGTTCTACAGCTCGCCCAACAATCTGCTGATGCCCGGCCGGGCGCGCAACATGGGCGAGGGCTGGGAGACCTCACGCCGTCGCGACGAGGGCAACGACTGGGTGCAGGTCCGCCTCGCCGGACGCGGGCAGGTCAGTCTCATCGAACTCGACACGAGCTATTTCCTGGGCAACGCACCGGGAGCCGCCATGATCCGCGGTCGCGACGGCGAGGACGGCGAATGGTTCGAGATGTTGCCGCGCACCGACTTACAGCCCGACACCCGGCACCGTTTCGTCGTCGACCTCGATCGCCCGATGACCGAGGCCCGGATGGACATCTACCCCGACGGCGGGATGGCCCGCTTCAAGCTCTACGGAACGCTGACCCCCGACGCCGAGGCCGATCTCGTCGAGCAGTGGGAGCGCGGCGAGGCCTGA
- a CDS encoding aminotransferase class V-fold PLP-dependent enzyme, producing MTAVLSAPFTTAAPFTNPAPLTTPALSPRHTPVVDTETIPPLAQVVGADECVPCSTGETVRYANLDYAASAPALAAVAQTVTNSLSQYASVHRGAGHLSQVTTARYEQAREVIRGFVRARADDAVVFTRGTTDAINLAAHATRGDVVVLDIEHHANLLPWCAPDRDGSSRVRVVGACATIDDTLAALEAELAAAPAALLAVTAASNVTGEVLPIGRLASIAHRNGARILIDAAQLVAHRRVSMVGHGIDYLVFSGHKLYAPFGAGVLIGRQDWLDAAEPYLAGGGASASVSFGETGADTAIEWHGGPARHEAGSPNVLGAVAIAAACEALDAVGFEHIGLHEELLRARLDDGLATIDGVTELRIFEDSTDRVGIAGFDVDGCTPREAAVFLSESAGIGVRDGKFCAHPLLNRLGYPDGAVRASFGLGTGSGDIDRLVGALARLTTRARAR from the coding sequence ATGACTGCTGTCCTTTCGGCGCCCTTCACAACTGCGGCGCCCTTCACCAACCCGGCGCCCCTCACCACCCCAGCGCTGTCGCCTCGCCACACCCCGGTCGTCGACACCGAGACGATCCCGCCGTTGGCGCAGGTCGTCGGTGCCGACGAGTGCGTGCCGTGCTCGACCGGCGAGACGGTGCGTTACGCCAACCTCGACTACGCGGCGAGCGCGCCGGCGTTGGCCGCGGTGGCGCAGACCGTCACGAACTCGTTGTCGCAGTACGCCAGCGTCCACCGGGGTGCAGGCCACCTGTCCCAGGTCACCACGGCCCGCTACGAGCAGGCCCGCGAGGTGATCCGGGGATTCGTCCGGGCACGCGCCGACGACGCCGTGGTCTTCACGCGCGGCACCACCGACGCCATCAACCTCGCAGCCCATGCGACCCGCGGTGACGTGGTGGTGCTCGACATCGAACATCACGCCAACCTGCTGCCATGGTGCGCGCCCGATCGCGACGGGTCGTCGCGCGTGCGCGTGGTCGGTGCGTGCGCGACCATCGACGACACCCTCGCGGCGCTGGAGGCCGAACTCGCCGCGGCGCCTGCCGCGTTGCTGGCCGTCACCGCGGCGTCGAATGTCACCGGTGAGGTGCTGCCGATCGGTCGACTGGCATCGATCGCCCACCGCAACGGCGCGCGCATCCTCATCGACGCGGCCCAACTCGTCGCCCACCGTCGGGTGTCGATGGTCGGTCACGGCATCGACTACCTGGTCTTCTCCGGACACAAGCTCTATGCGCCGTTCGGGGCGGGCGTGCTGATCGGACGCCAGGACTGGCTCGACGCCGCCGAGCCCTATCTCGCCGGCGGCGGCGCATCGGCGAGCGTCTCCTTCGGCGAGACCGGCGCCGACACCGCGATCGAGTGGCACGGCGGCCCGGCCCGGCACGAGGCGGGTTCGCCGAATGTGCTCGGGGCCGTGGCCATCGCGGCCGCATGTGAGGCGCTCGACGCCGTCGGATTCGAGCACATCGGATTGCACGAAGAACTACTGCGCGCACGGCTCGACGACGGGCTGGCGACGATCGACGGTGTCACGGAGCTGCGGATCTTCGAGGACTCGACCGACCGGGTCGGTATCGCGGGCTTCGACGTCGATGGCTGCACGCCGCGTGAGGCGGCCGTGTTCCTCAGCGAGAGCGCGGGAATCGGGGTCCGCGACGGGAAGTTCTGCGCGCACCCGCTGTTGAACCGTCTGGGGTATCCGGACGGCGCGGTGCGGGCGAGCTTCGGACTCGGGACCGGCTCCGGCGACATCGACCGCCTCGTCGGCGCGCTGGCGAGATTGACCACGAGAGCGAGGGCACGATGA
- a CDS encoding isochorismate synthase: MVNPDADGAEPDVFILSRPTGSVVANGVRRGFVDARAAAEALRTGAVDAVVGAIPFDVDDPAALIAPGTLVHSARPVAGSTGAPHQVLSMSLHPDQSAHRDRVERAIKRIADGELDKVVLARSVDMTLDPAVDVDDLIRALAHGNSEGNAFGIDIGAARGSGGWLLGASPELLVRKQGRTVTCHPYAGSAPRSADPATDRAAADALAASAKDRTEHAFVVDYLRDRLAPHCAEITVPSSPELRSTGEIWHLATPIHGILRDDAMTALDLALLLSPTPAVCGTPSDLAAQFIRDVEGERGLYGGAIGWCDGAGDGEWMVTIRCLELTADRRSLRTWAGGGIVAQSDPGAEVDETTAKLRTVFNALGIEQAANR; this comes from the coding sequence ATGGTCAACCCCGACGCCGACGGCGCGGAACCCGATGTGTTCATCCTGTCGCGGCCGACCGGCTCGGTGGTGGCGAACGGTGTTCGTCGTGGTTTCGTCGACGCCCGTGCGGCCGCGGAGGCCCTGCGCACCGGCGCCGTCGATGCCGTCGTCGGCGCGATCCCGTTCGACGTCGACGATCCCGCCGCCCTGATCGCCCCCGGCACCCTCGTCCACTCCGCACGGCCCGTGGCCGGATCGACGGGTGCGCCGCATCAGGTGCTGTCGATGTCGCTCCACCCCGACCAGTCGGCCCATCGTGACCGGGTCGAACGCGCGATCAAACGGATCGCCGACGGCGAGCTGGACAAGGTGGTGCTGGCACGATCGGTCGATATGACCCTCGACCCGGCGGTCGACGTCGACGACCTGATCCGGGCTCTGGCGCATGGCAATTCGGAGGGTAATGCGTTCGGCATCGACATCGGGGCGGCACGAGGAAGCGGCGGCTGGCTCCTCGGCGCGAGTCCGGAGTTGTTGGTGCGCAAGCAAGGTCGGACGGTGACCTGCCATCCGTACGCCGGCTCGGCGCCGCGTTCCGCGGATCCCGCAACCGACCGTGCCGCCGCAGACGCGCTGGCCGCATCAGCCAAGGACCGGACCGAGCATGCGTTCGTCGTCGACTACCTCAGGGATCGCCTGGCCCCACACTGCGCGGAGATCACCGTGCCGTCGTCGCCGGAGTTGCGCTCGACCGGCGAGATCTGGCATCTGGCGACGCCCATCCACGGCATCCTCCGCGACGACGCCATGACCGCCCTGGACCTCGCTCTGCTGCTGAGCCCCACGCCGGCGGTTTGTGGAACACCCAGTGACCTTGCCGCCCAGTTCATCCGGGACGTCGAGGGCGAGCGCGGCCTCTACGGCGGAGCGATCGGCTGGTGCGACGGCGCCGGGGACGGCGAATGGATGGTGACGATCCGCTGCCTGGAGCTGACCGCGGATCGACGCAGCCTGCGCACCTGGGCGGGGGGCGGCATCGTCGCGCAGTCCGACCCGGGCGCCGAGGTCGACGAGACAACGGCCAAACTGCGGACGGTGTTCAACGCGCTGGGGATAGAGCAAGCCGCCAACCGCTGA